The following nucleotide sequence is from Triticum dicoccoides isolate Atlit2015 ecotype Zavitan chromosome 7B, WEW_v2.0, whole genome shotgun sequence.
tatgagaacaaagtatggactttggttgacctgcccgatgatcggcaagcaattgagaataaatggatttttaagaagaagactgacgctgatggtaatgttactgtctacaaagctcgacttgtcgcaaaaggttttcggcaagttcaaggaattgactacgatgagaccttctcacccgtagcgatgcttaagtccgtccgaatcatgttagcaattgccgcattttatgattatgaaatttggcaaatggatgtcaaaactgcattcctgaatggatttctggaagaagagttgtatatgatgcaaccagaaggttttgtcgatccaaagggagctaacaaagtgtgcaaactccagcgatccatttatggactggtgcaagcctctcggagttggaataaacgttttgatagtgtgatcaaagcatttggttttatacagactttcagagaagcctgtatttacaagaaagtgagtgggagctctgtagcatttctgatattatatgtggatgacatattactgattggaaatgatatagaatttctggatagcataaagggatacttgaataaaagtttttcaatgaaagacctcggtgaagctgcttacatattaggcatcaagatctatagagatagatcaagacgcttaattggactttcacaaagcacataccttgacaaaattttgaagaagttcaaaatggatcaagcgaagaaagggttcttgcctgtgttacaaggtgtgaaattgagtaagactcaatgcccgaccactgcagaagatagagagaatatgaaaggtgttccctatgcatcagccataagctctatcatgtatgcaatgctgtgtaccagacctgatgtgtgccttgctataagtttagcagggaggtaccaaagtaatccaggaatggatcactggacagcggtcaagaacatcctgaaatacctgaaaaggactaaggatatgtttctcgtatatggaagtgacaaagagctcatcgtaaaaggttacgttgatgcaagctttgacactgatccagacgattctaaatcgcaaaccggatacgtgtttacattaaacggtggagctgtcagttggtgcagttctaaacaaagcgtcgtagcgggatctacatgtgaagcggaatacatagctgcttcggaagcagcaaatgaaggagtctggatgaaggagttcatatccgatctaggtgtcatacctagtgcatcgggtccaatgaaaatcttttgtgacaatactggtgcaattgccttggcaaaggaatccagatttcacaaaaggaccaaacacatcaagagacacttcaactccatccgggatctagtccaggtgggagacatagagatttgcaagatacatacggatctgaatattgcagacccgttgactaagcctcttccacgagcaaaacatgatcagcaccaaagctccatgggtgttagattcattacagtgtaatctagattattgactctagtgcaagtgggagactgaaggaaatatgccctagaggcaataataaagttattatttatttccttataatcatgataaatgtttattattcatgctagaattgtattttccggaaacataatacatgtgtgaatacatagacaaaacagagtgtcactagtatgcctctacttgactagctcgttaatcaaagatggttatgtttcctaaccatgaacaatgagttgttatttgattaacgaggtcacatcattagtagaatgatctgattgacatgacccattccattagcttagcacctgatcgtttagtatgttgctattgctttcttcatgacttatacatgttcctatgactatgagattatgcaactcccgtttaccggaggaacactttgggtactaccaaacgtcacaacgtaaatgggtgattataaaggagtactacaggtgtttccaatggtcgatgttgggttggcgtatttcgagattaggatttgtcactccgattgtcggagaggtatctctgggccctctcggtaatacacatcacataagccttgcaagcattacaactaatatgttagttgtgagatgatgtattacggaacgagtaaagagacttgccggtaacgagattgaactaggtattggataccgacgatcgaatctcgggcaagtaacataccgatgacaaagggaacaacgtatgttgttatgcggtctgaccgataaagatcttcgtagaatatgtaggagccaatatgggcatccaggtcccgctattggttattgaccggagacgtgtctcggtcatgtctacattgttctcgaacccgtagggtccgcacgcttaaggttacgatgacagttatattatgagtttatgcattttgatgtaccgaaggttgttcggagtcccggatgtgatcacggacatgacgaggagtgtcgaaatggtcgagacgtaaagattgatatattggaagcctatatttggatatcggaagtgttccgggtgaaatcgggattttaccggaataccgagagggtaaccggaaccccccgggagctatttgggccatagtgggccttagtggaaaagagaaggggctgccctagatgggctgcgcgccacccccttcccctagtcctattaggactaggagaggtggccggccccctcctcctcttttcccctccgaggaatcctagttggactaggattggagggggaatcctactcccagagggagtaggactctcctgcgcctcccccccttggccggccagcctcccctcctctcctcctttatatacggaggcaggggcacctctaaacacacaagttgacacaagttgatccacgtgatcgattccttagccgtgtgcggtgccccctgccaccatattcctcgataatactgtagcggagtttaggcgaagccctgctgctgtaattcatcaagatcgtcaccacgccgtcgtgctgacgaaactcttccccgacactttgctggatcggagtccggggatcgtcatcgagctgaacgtgtgctcgaactcggaggtgccgtagtttcggtacttgatcggttggatcgttaagacgtacgactacttcctctacgtcatatcatcgcttccgcagtcggtctgcgttgggtacgtagacaacactctcctctcgttgctatgcatcacatgatcctgtgtgcgcgtaggaaaatttttgaaattactacgaatcccaacaaCACGTGCGCGAAGACTTGATGGTTCTCATAAGATCAAGTCGGCTCTGGTAGGGGAGAGGCGACATTGGCACATTGGTGGCTCATTCGCGGTGGTAGTGGTTGTTTTGGTGTAGTGTACACCATGTAATTTTTTTTCGAAACAAAGGAGTTCTTTTTCCTCATTGATTAATTAAGAGGTGAATGGAGATTGTGTTGCAATCGACACCTTACATGAAAATCATTACTCTCAGTATTAGTGTCCCACCTTTTTTGCACCGGCGGTGGCGTAAAACTTGGCCTTTTGATAATGTTAAGAAAAATAGGCGGAGGGGCACTACCGCACTAGTTTGACGGAAGACGTTGGCGTTTATTTCGTGCCCAAACCGCTCAGGACACAAGCATTGTAGGAGACACCATGGCCTTTCTATTTGGGATGTCATGCCGGAGAGGTTGATCCATCAATTTTTGGCAAATCGCTCCAAGTGCCACAAGGAGTTATCACAGGTTCCAAGCTGATGTCACTCCATGACAAGGCTCTAAAGCCAAAGCATGAAGTGGCATTTGCAGAAGAGATATGCCTTGTATTTATTTTCCCTTTTGCGTACCGGACAAGAGCTGCAATTAGGCCATCCACGTTTGGCCAAGTGATCGGCAGTCCCACACCCTGTCTTGAATAGCCAACAAAgcgaagaacttgaccttggacgGGGCAAGGGGAGCCTTCAAACCCGTGTGCATCATATGGGAAAGGAAGGTCCCCAAGAATTCCTCTTTGTAAGCAAAAGCAGCCGAGTAGTGACCATTATTTTTATACTTCCAAACAATGTCATCCTCCATAAGGTTGTCATGCGGGACTCATGAATGAGCGTCCAAAGGTTAACGAACCTGTGGATGTAAGCCAAGGTGAAATCGGAGGAGAACTTGATTTTGGAGATCCATACATTCTCCTTAAGAATCTCACACATTTTCACACGGATTAGGGGTGCAATATCCATTGCCTTATGCACATTAACCCAAGGCGAGTCCGAAAAGGGATCTTTGCGTCGTCCCCGACGGCGATGAAGGCATAGAAAAAATTGAGGTCCTCCTCATCACAAGGATTACCAATGCCAACCCAAATCTTGGTTGGTCCTTTCCATCCGTACCAAGGCCTTCTTATGAACTTTATGATCAAGCTCTTTTTTAATAATAAAAACAACACGGAAAAATGACTTGCAGATGTGATGGAAACTTATTTCTACGAGAAGGAAGATTTAGAGGctaattggtttgatgccaacaTTTGGCATTGCCAATACTTGGCAAGCCAACAATTGGCAATATCAAAAGTTGCCAAAATTTGGCAAGTAAAATTGGTAACCAACCAAGCACTAGCCAATATTTGGCATTTGCCAAATGTTGGCATGTCAatttttggcatcaaaccaatCATGCTCTTAAACATgatgaggcagagaagatggttgatGGATTCTCCTACTAGAGGTAAACGCACGCTTTACCATGCTGGTCTTTAGTTTTGAAATAAATTCTATTTTAACTCAAGGATTATTATGGCAATTCACATTTCAGGCATATTGTGGAGGCCATCAAGTAAACGTGGGCCCCCGTAGACGCAGTTGAGTTCGCCATGTAGGCCGACCCTTCTTGTTCTAGGAAGGTTTTGTTtagtttattttttcctttttctatacCATTTTTCATGTTTGTTTTTTAAATTAAGAAACGTAATTTAAATGCTTGAACTTCTTTtaaattcatattttttttattcAAAGTGTATTTTTTATAATCCACGAACATTGTTTTTCCATATTTGTGAATTTTATAAAAATTACAAACATTTTCAAATCCCTGAAGATATTTAGAAATTTGTGACCATTTTTTTAAAAAATGTGAAGAATTATAAAACTCATGATTTTTTGGATATTGTTTTGAATTTTTCAATGTCTCATAAAATTcatatgaacatttttgaaagttcAGAAATAGAATTAAATTTCCAATGTTTTTGAAAAATATTTTAATAGAATGTCGGTTCTGATACCATCACGTGGGACCTACGACCTCTTACAGGTGGAGGCTACTTCAAGAAAAAACTTTGGATCTCTTCTAGACCTCTATTCCTAGGGAGGTTAGTACTACCTGCAAAGGATATGTCAACCGTGTTTCAAAAAGTAAGGTTATGTCAACTGAACGCATGCCTTGAGTGGCTGGGTCTTACCGGTGTGTTGACCCGCCCACCTTGCGGCCCGCGCTGCACGACGTGCTGGTGGGCAGCGTGAACTGCCAAGCCAAACCAGCCTCGCGAAAAGCAGACGCGAACTGCCAATCCAGAACGAACTGAAGTCAAGTGCAAACGCGGGAGAAATCTTATGTCCTAATGCACAGCCTGTTCACAAGAAGGCATTACCTGTTGCCAGAACACACCAGTATTAGTATTACATAACCCAATGGTAGTGCGAAGCACGTACGGACTGCATTAGTTGACTTTGTGTTGTGCCACAGACCAATAGTTGCTCGTCCTCATTCCCATTCGTGCCAAAGCCAAAGCTGTACCACCGCCGGCAAAGACGCTCCCCGTGTTGTTCCCGGTGACGAAAAACCAAATGCAGGGGTCCGTTTTGAGAATGGGgccatgcggcggcggcggcggccacgacAGGGACATGGACATGCGCGGCGTCAACCGTGTTGTCAAGCTGGTCGTCCGCCACGGCGACACCGTCGACGCCATCTCCGTCCTGTACGAGCGGAACGGCCGGGAGGAGTGGACCGACCTGTGGGGAGGACAAGGGGGGACGCTCTCCGAGGTACGTACGTCACACACGCATTGCTCCCTGATGATGAAGACGACTCGATTTTTCATCGATCATCGGTGATGGGGCTCCTTAGTACTTACTCCATTCCGTTTGGGATGGCTCAGATCTGCCTGCGGCCGGACGAGCACTTCACCGGCGTCGTGGGCCACTACGGCGAGTTTGATGGCAGCTTCGCCGTGAGGTCGCTCACTTTCGTCAGCAACGCCCGAAGCTTCGGGCCGTACGGGCAGGAGGATGGCGTGCCGTTCGCGCTTCCTGCGGCCGGCGGCAAGATCCTCGGCTTCCACGCGCGCTCTGCCCGCCGCCTGGACGCGCTCGGCACCTACGTCAAGATGGCTGATCAGTCGACACATACCCCACAGAAGTGATCATGACCTTGCTCATAGAAGTTCCTTATTGTACGCGCGTAGTGTATCTCACTAGTTACGGCTACTCCGTGCTACTCTcaccgtctcataatataaaacgtttttttagcactacactagtgtcaaaaaaacgtcttacattataaaACGGAGGAAATACTATTTATCATGTCCGACCAGATTGTGTTCTTACTAAAATATACTATGTATTATATAATTAAAGGTTTTGACCAGTTTTGCCTTTAGTTATGTCACATTACTTTGTCATCAGCAAAATGGTGTTGATGGCTTTGAGGAGAATGAGGAGTGATGGGCTGCGCGTTAGCTTCCTCTTCATTCCCTCTTTTTGGTGTTTTGATGCCAAGGGGGGAGATGGGTTGAGTATATCTTAGGCCCTTTATAATCCTATTATGCTTATGTGCAAGCCTTGGATTTTTTGCTTGGTGTTTTATTTGGTTGGCTTGCTCTAAACTTTAGTGGTTTGTAATATGCACTTATATTTTTGTTTGCGAACATTCGTTGGAGTGCTCTAGTACTTTTATCTTAGTGGGATCAAAACATAGATGTTGATACACTTGTGATATGCAATGTTTCCAACTAAGCTTAACTAATGTCATTGTTATATCCATGGTTATTTTTGTTTGGTTGTTGATCACTATATCGTGCCACACAACTTTTATTCATGCCGTTGGACTTCATTATGAGAAATACCTAATGTCTCACAATGTGTACACATTTCTACGCATGCAATGCAAAATTATTGGTATATTTTCTAGTCATTGCTACAACCCACTCTGCTCTACGAtttaagagggggggggggggttcttccctactacctctgtccgggtttattaggcccacTTTTATTTTGCGCCAAAATTTGACCATGAATTTGAACTTATAAAATGTAAATTATATTTCGTAATAATGATACCATGGAAAACCTTTTTGAAATACAAATCCATCAATATAGTTTTTATA
It contains:
- the LOC119335809 gene encoding jacalin-related lectin 3-like, translated to MQGSVLRMGPCGGGGGHDRDMDMRGVNRVVKLVVRHGDTVDAISVLYERNGREEWTDLWGGQGGTLSEICLRPDEHFTGVVGHYGEFDGSFAVRSLTFVSNARSFGPYGQEDGVPFALPAAGGKILGFHARSARRLDALGTYVKMADQSTHTPQK